TGCTTCCCCCAGTCAGAAGGCGTAGGGCGGATAGATCGCGCTGCCGCCATCGATCACGATCGTATCGCCGGTGTGGAATCGCGAGGCATCGCTGGCCAGATACGCGCCAATGCCCTCGAAATCCTCGATCGTGCCGGGCCGGTGGATCGGCGTCTTGGCGGAGAAATGCGCATCGACCTGCGCGAGCCGCGCCTGCATTTCCGGGGTCATGTCCGCGCCACCGCCGATCCCCGTCTTCACATAGCCCGGCGCGATCGTGTTGCAGCGGATCTCGTATTTGCCGAGTTCCGCCGCCATCCCGCGGACCGCCGCGCCCATGCCGCCCTTGGACGCGGCGTAGTTGTTGATGCCGGGCATGCCGTGGAACATCGACAGGCTTCCGCAATAGACCAGGCTGCCACCGGGTTCGCCATCCTCGGCGCGCGCGACCATCGCCTTCGCTCCCTCGCGCAGCGTGAAGAACGCGCCGTGCAGGTTGACCGCCATGAGGTCGTGCCATTCGGTCGAATCCAGCGTCAGCACCGAGCGCGATTTCGACGCGCGACCGGAATTGGCGAACACGCAATCGACGCGCCCGAAATCGTCCAGCAGCCTCGCATAGCCGGCGATGATCTCGTCTTCCGAAGCGACGTCGACGCGATAGGCCTCGACGCGACCGGCGCCGGCCGCGAGCAACTGCGCCTTGGCCGCGGCATTCTTGTCGGCGTTGCGCGCCCAGATCGCGATGTCGCCCCCCATCCTGGCGACCCCTAGCGCGAAGCCGAGGCCGATACCGCCATTGCCGCCGGTGACCAGCGTCACCTTGCCGGTGCAGTCGAAGAGTGCGTTCGCCATCGTCATCCTCCTGCCGCCCTGTCCCGGGTCGGTCGATGCGTATGATGTGCGCCCACCGGGACGGCTCCGGCAATCGTACTGGATATCGACACCCGGCCATTCTGCCGCTATCCGGCCAGTGGTGGAAGACACCTACACGCGAAGCGCCTTCGAGGCCGAGCTGCAGATCCCGCACGGGGTCGCGCGGATCATGCGCTTTGCGAACGACCGTCCGACCAACCACGTCTTCCGCCGCGACACGCATTACTGGCTCGACCTGTGCCTGACGCCGCGTCCCGAGCAGGCGCGAGGTTGCTATACCGAGCGCTGGGGGCCGCATCGCTTCGAGCGGCTGGGCGAAATCTTCCTGGTGCCGCCTGGCGAGGCGCTGCACGTGCGGACCGAAGCGGGGCACGACCAGGCCTCGATCGCCTGCGAGATCCATGCCGATGCGGTGGATCGCTGGCTCGATCATCCGCTGGAATGGACGGACCGGCGGCTGGAGGGCGGGCTCGACATCGTACAACCCTATATCCGCGCGTGCCTCTCGCGACTGGCGGAGGAGACGCGGCACGGGGGCACGGGGCGCAAGCGGCTGGCCGCGCTGATCGCGGGGCAATTGGCGATCGAACTCGCGCGGTATCTGGAGGCGATCGCCGAAGGCCCGATTACCGGCGGGCTGGCGTCGTGGCGGCTGCGGTTGATCGACGAACGGCTCCACAGGACCGGGCCGCCG
This sequence is a window from Sphingomonas ginsenosidivorax. Protein-coding genes within it:
- a CDS encoding SDR family NAD(P)-dependent oxidoreductase, which gives rise to MANALFDCTGKVTLVTGGNGGIGLGFALGVARMGGDIAIWARNADKNAAAKAQLLAAGAGRVEAYRVDVASEDEIIAGYARLLDDFGRVDCVFANSGRASKSRSVLTLDSTEWHDLMAVNLHGAFFTLREGAKAMVARAEDGEPGGSLVYCGSLSMFHGMPGINNYAASKGGMGAAVRGMAAELGKYEIRCNTIAPGYVKTGIGGGADMTPEMQARLAQVDAHFSAKTPIHRPGTIEDFEGIGAYLASDASRFHTGDTIVIDGGSAIYPPYAF
- a CDS encoding helix-turn-helix transcriptional regulator, whose product is MEDTYTRSAFEAELQIPHGVARIMRFANDRPTNHVFRRDTHYWLDLCLTPRPEQARGCYTERWGPHRFERLGEIFLVPPGEALHVRTEAGHDQASIACEIHADAVDRWLDHPLEWTDRRLEGGLDIVQPYIRACLSRLAEETRHGGTGRKRLAALIAGQLAIELARYLEAIAEGPITGGLASWRLRLIDERLHRTGPPPSLGELAEICNVSVRQLTRGFRSSRGCTIGDHIAQTRIEMAKRALGEAGSIKSIAFALGFASPSSFSHAFGRATGITPLQFRQRHLRARD